A stretch of Bordetella genomosp. 13 DNA encodes these proteins:
- a CDS encoding MFS transporter, with the protein MSQQDSFDLKKIAVPAFGPSLLYGLSNGAIVPVIALTARDLGASVAVAGLIPALIGVGSLVSNIPSALLTGRYGERRAMVGAALFSVLGLAMALAASHVWVLAVAMLMQGVAQSVFQLARQSYMMEVVPLRMRARALSTLGGTTRIGTFAGPFAGAALIHFMGLDGAYWVAIAGMLGAGLIAMLAPDLQPKEAAGTSAPRHGIGAVARSHGPVFMTLGTGVMLVSALRASRQVVIPLWADHLGLDPTTTSIIYGLVAAVDMSVFYPAGKVMDLRGRMWVAVPCSLLMGLSLMAIPFTGGVISFVAVSLVLGFGNGIGSGIVMTLGADSAPPHARTQFLGIWRFMADLGTSGGPVALSALTAMMSLGAASFGVGALGMAAAAVFWRWLPRRGALSNSP; encoded by the coding sequence ATGTCGCAACAAGACTCCTTCGACCTGAAAAAGATCGCCGTTCCGGCCTTCGGTCCCTCCCTGCTCTACGGACTCAGCAACGGCGCCATCGTGCCCGTCATCGCGCTGACTGCACGCGACCTGGGCGCGTCGGTGGCCGTGGCCGGCCTGATACCGGCGCTGATCGGCGTCGGCTCGCTGGTCAGCAACATTCCCTCGGCGCTGTTGACCGGACGGTATGGCGAGCGGCGCGCGATGGTGGGCGCGGCATTGTTCAGTGTGCTGGGCCTGGCGATGGCGCTGGCAGCGTCGCATGTCTGGGTACTGGCCGTGGCCATGCTGATGCAGGGCGTCGCGCAGTCCGTCTTCCAGCTGGCGCGGCAAAGCTACATGATGGAGGTGGTGCCGCTGCGCATGCGCGCACGCGCCCTGTCCACGCTGGGCGGCACCACCCGTATCGGCACCTTCGCGGGTCCTTTCGCGGGCGCGGCGCTCATACATTTCATGGGGCTGGATGGGGCTTATTGGGTCGCCATCGCAGGCATGCTGGGAGCCGGCCTGATCGCCATGCTGGCCCCCGACCTGCAGCCGAAGGAAGCAGCCGGCACATCGGCGCCGCGGCACGGCATCGGCGCCGTGGCGCGCAGCCATGGTCCGGTCTTCATGACGCTGGGTACCGGCGTCATGCTGGTCAGCGCGCTGCGCGCCTCCCGCCAGGTCGTCATCCCGCTTTGGGCGGACCACCTGGGCCTGGATCCCACCACCACTTCCATCATCTACGGCCTGGTGGCCGCGGTGGACATGTCCGTGTTCTACCCGGCGGGCAAGGTCATGGACCTGCGCGGCCGCATGTGGGTCGCGGTGCCATGTTCGTTGTTGATGGGACTCAGCCTCATGGCGATACCCTTCACCGGCGGCGTGATCAGCTTCGTCGCGGTGTCGCTGGTGCTGGGCTTCGGCAACGGCATCGGGTCGGGCATCGTGATGACGCTGGGCGCGGATTCGGCGCCGCCGCACGCTCGCACACAGTTCCTGGGTATCTGGCGATTCATGGCCGACCTCGGCACCAGCGGCGGTCCGGTGGCGCTATCCGCGCTGACCGCCATGATGTCGCTGGGCGCCGCCTCGTTCGGGGTCGGCGCGCTGGGCATGGCCGCCGCGGCCGTTTTCTGGCGTTGGTTGCCTCGGCGCGGCGCCCTGAGCAACTCACCATGA
- a CDS encoding glycine zipper domain-containing protein, whose amino-acid sequence MSSQHHAYSNAPTAGAHDPVRSLSTRADDMIEANAEHATDATRGVGERLKRQAHSLRRMARSRNVKRVAARTDRYVHQHAWKSIGLAVVVGVVAGALSSVSALRR is encoded by the coding sequence ATGTCCTCTCAACACCATGCCTACTCCAACGCCCCGACTGCCGGCGCCCATGATCCGGTGCGGTCGCTGTCGACCCGTGCCGACGACATGATCGAGGCCAATGCCGAGCACGCAACCGACGCGACGCGCGGCGTGGGAGAGCGCCTGAAGCGCCAGGCACACAGCTTGCGGCGTATGGCGCGGTCGCGCAACGTCAAGCGCGTTGCCGCGAGGACCGACCGCTACGTGCACCAGCATGCATGGAAATCCATCGGCCTGGCCGTGGTGGTCGGCGTGGTGGCCGGCGCGCTGTCCTCTGTCTCCGCCCTGCGCCGCTGA
- a CDS encoding methyl-accepting chemotaxis protein codes for MRVSLDGLLGRNRQRRLAELYGQLAAIHRSQAVIEFDLAGHVLAANENFLATMGYRLEQVRGRHHCMFVDAATRESQAYAEFWRRLGQGIYDAGRYRRVAHDGREVWLQATYNPILDRRGKPLKVVKYATDITEQQRRNADAEGQLAAIAKVQAVIEFAVDGTILKANDLFLRALGYRLDEIVGQHHSMFVRPDERRSAAYGEFWRKLASGAHDSGQYLRVGKGGREVWIEASYNPIFDADGRPFKVVKYATDITRRFTAAQTLRVAVQGLTENAERAEQANQLAVDASRIAEDGGHTVQRVIGAMDAITASSRKISDIIGVMDGIAFQTNILALNAAVEAARAGANGKGFAVVASEVRSLAQSSAAAAKEIKDLIHASRGQVDRGAEQVRQAGATMEEIVASSHRVTEIMAEVVDVSLAQSAKLGEVTQDLTAQDVQRIGGG; via the coding sequence ATGCGGGTCTCGCTGGATGGCTTACTCGGGCGTAACCGGCAGCGCCGGCTCGCGGAGCTGTATGGGCAACTCGCGGCCATACACCGTTCCCAGGCGGTCATCGAATTCGACCTGGCCGGCCATGTGCTGGCCGCCAACGAGAATTTTCTCGCCACGATGGGCTATCGGCTCGAGCAAGTGCGCGGCCGGCATCATTGCATGTTCGTGGACGCCGCCACGCGCGAGTCGCAAGCCTATGCCGAGTTCTGGCGCCGCCTTGGGCAGGGCATATACGATGCCGGCCGCTACCGGCGCGTGGCGCATGACGGCCGCGAAGTATGGCTGCAGGCCACCTACAACCCGATTCTTGACCGCCGCGGCAAGCCGCTGAAGGTGGTGAAGTACGCCACGGACATCACGGAACAGCAGCGCCGCAACGCCGACGCGGAAGGGCAGCTGGCGGCCATCGCGAAGGTGCAGGCCGTGATCGAATTCGCGGTAGACGGCACGATCCTGAAAGCGAATGACCTGTTCCTGCGCGCCTTGGGATACCGGTTGGACGAGATCGTGGGACAGCACCACAGCATGTTCGTGCGGCCCGACGAGCGCCGCAGCGCGGCCTATGGCGAGTTCTGGCGCAAGCTGGCCAGCGGCGCGCACGACTCTGGCCAATACCTGCGCGTCGGCAAGGGCGGACGCGAAGTGTGGATCGAGGCCAGCTACAACCCCATCTTCGACGCGGATGGCCGGCCTTTCAAGGTGGTGAAGTACGCCACCGACATCACGCGGCGCTTCACCGCGGCGCAGACGCTGCGCGTGGCGGTGCAGGGCCTCACCGAGAACGCCGAGCGCGCCGAACAGGCCAACCAGCTTGCCGTGGACGCCAGTCGCATCGCCGAGGACGGGGGGCACACGGTGCAGCGGGTGATCGGCGCGATGGACGCCATCACCGCCAGTTCGCGCAAGATCTCCGACATCATCGGCGTGATGGACGGCATCGCTTTCCAGACGAACATCCTCGCGCTGAATGCCGCGGTCGAGGCTGCGCGCGCGGGCGCCAACGGCAAGGGCTTCGCCGTGGTCGCCTCCGAGGTGCGCAGCCTGGCGCAAAGCAGCGCGGCGGCCGCCAAGGAGATCAAGGACCTCATCCACGCGTCGCGCGGGCAGGTCGACCGCGGCGCCGAACAGGTGCGACAGGCGGGCGCCACGATGGAAGAGATCGTGGCCTCGTCGCACCGCGTCACCGAGATCATGGCCGAGGTGGTGGATGTCTCGCTGGCGCAGTCCGCCAAGCTGGGCGAAGTCACGCAAGACCTGACGGCGCAGGACGTCCAGCGTATCGGGGGCGGATAA
- a CDS encoding M23 family metallopeptidase has product MAACSIAMALLAACASAPPAGPGYYRVKDGDTLTRIAREAGQTVDEIVRWNGLSSPDRIEKGQLLRVQPPGDGPGADRTASGPAKSSSKPRRTATAPDAPATPVRGISLVWPAQGRMASGYNGSSSKGITIANDAGTPVISAAAGTVEYASNGLRGYGNLVIVRHAGGFLSIYAHNRKLLVKQGQSVSQGQRIAEMGNTDAKAVGLYFELRQNGKPVNPLGALPKR; this is encoded by the coding sequence ATGGCCGCCTGCTCGATCGCGATGGCGCTGCTGGCCGCCTGCGCTTCCGCGCCGCCGGCCGGCCCCGGCTATTACCGCGTCAAGGATGGCGACACCCTGACCAGGATCGCGCGAGAGGCCGGCCAGACCGTGGACGAGATCGTGCGGTGGAATGGCCTGAGCAGTCCTGACCGCATCGAGAAAGGCCAATTGCTGCGCGTGCAGCCGCCCGGCGACGGCCCTGGCGCCGACCGCACCGCCAGCGGTCCTGCCAAGTCCAGCTCCAAGCCCCGGCGCACGGCCACCGCGCCGGACGCGCCGGCCACCCCGGTGCGCGGCATCTCGCTGGTCTGGCCGGCGCAAGGCAGGATGGCGTCGGGCTACAACGGATCCAGTTCCAAGGGCATCACCATCGCCAACGACGCCGGCACGCCGGTAATATCGGCCGCGGCGGGCACGGTGGAATACGCCAGCAATGGACTGCGCGGCTACGGTAATCTGGTCATCGTGCGGCACGCGGGCGGGTTCCTCAGCATCTATGCCCACAACCGCAAGCTGCTGGTGAAGCAGGGCCAGTCGGTATCGCAGGGGCAGCGCATCGCCGAAATGGGCAACACCGACGCCAAGGCCGTGGGGCTGTACTTCGAGCTGCGGCAGAACGGCAAGCCGGTCAATCCCCTGGGGGCGCTGCCCAAGCGCTAG
- a CDS encoding Bug family tripartite tricarboxylate transporter substrate binding protein — translation MRIKQYLIGLGLLAITATVPASAQNAADNWPDRPVKIVVPFQAGSATDLITRQVAQALGQEYNQSVVVEARPGAAAAIGSSAVARSPADGYTLLMSGPASMVTNRFLYKNLSYDPATFEKVAVVAITPNILLSNPNEPFKTLPEMVAYAKKNPGKLTYASFGAGTTSHLAGELLKKLAGIDIVHVPYKGAGEAIPALLSGQVSMYFDTIMTALPHVQSGKLNALAISTAQRSDMAPNIPTVAEQGYAGYDVAPWYGIVAPGGTPKPIVDKLNASINRMLKDPDFRAKLATTGAEPRGGSVADFEAMVNAEIPRTEQLIKQSGMTLQ, via the coding sequence ATGCGCATCAAGCAATACCTGATCGGCCTGGGCCTGCTGGCCATCACCGCCACCGTGCCGGCATCGGCTCAGAACGCCGCCGACAACTGGCCCGACCGGCCCGTGAAGATCGTCGTGCCGTTCCAGGCCGGCTCGGCCACCGACCTGATCACCCGCCAGGTGGCGCAGGCGCTGGGCCAGGAGTACAACCAGAGTGTCGTGGTGGAAGCGCGTCCCGGCGCCGCCGCCGCCATCGGCAGCTCGGCGGTGGCCCGTTCGCCTGCGGACGGCTACACGCTGCTGATGTCGGGCCCGGCCTCGATGGTCACCAACCGCTTCCTGTACAAGAACCTCAGCTACGATCCCGCGACCTTCGAGAAGGTCGCGGTCGTGGCCATCACGCCCAACATCCTGCTGTCCAACCCGAACGAACCGTTCAAGACGCTGCCCGAGATGGTCGCCTATGCGAAGAAGAATCCCGGCAAGCTGACGTACGCGTCGTTCGGCGCCGGCACCACCTCGCACCTGGCGGGCGAGCTGCTGAAAAAGCTTGCCGGCATCGACATCGTGCACGTGCCCTACAAGGGCGCGGGCGAGGCGATCCCGGCGCTGCTCAGCGGCCAGGTCTCGATGTACTTCGACACCATCATGACGGCGCTGCCGCACGTGCAATCGGGCAAGCTCAATGCGCTGGCCATCTCCACCGCGCAGCGTTCCGACATGGCGCCGAACATCCCGACGGTGGCCGAGCAGGGCTACGCGGGCTATGACGTGGCGCCCTGGTACGGTATCGTCGCGCCTGGGGGCACGCCCAAGCCCATCGTGGACAAGCTCAATGCCTCCATCAACCGCATGCTGAAGGATCCCGATTTCCGCGCCAAGCTGGCCACCACCGGCGCCGAGCCGCGCGGCGGTTCGGTGGCCGATTTCGAGGCCATGGTCAATGCCGAGATCCCACGCACCGAACAGCTGATCAAGCAATCGGGCATGACGCTGCAGTAA
- the ggt gene encoding gamma-glutamyltransferase has product MSSCDWSFPYPSQKMPVMARNVVSTSQPLAAQAGLRMLLQGGNAVDAALATAIALTVVEPVMNGIGGDMFVQVWKDGRLQGLNSTGCAPAGWTDDRFAGRDAMPSIGWDTVTVPGQVAGWKALSDRHGKLPFATLFEPAIAYAEEGYAVSPTVARQWANQAPKLAEQPGFKETFLRLGRAPRAGEHWRFPEQARTLRLIAETGGESFYRGELAERIDAHARNTGGALRATDLAAHQPMWVEPVSQDFRGYTLHEIPPSGQGIAALIALGILDRFDLEAMGRDSADFYHVSLEAMKLAFADLHHHISDPATMKVSTAQLLDPAYLAERAKLISMERAGAPGAGAPSVGGTVYLAAADADGTMVSFIQSNYHGFGSGVVVPDTGISLHNRGCGFVLTPGHVNRVAPGKRPLHTIIPGFVTRAGQPVMAFGVMGGSMQAQGHLQVMARLGAYNQNVQAISDAPRFRVENGPVVTVESHLPADVAQALRDRGHNLEVAQPLSLDFGAAQLIQRGEYGYVAASDSRRDGQAVGY; this is encoded by the coding sequence ATGTCGTCCTGCGATTGGTCCTTCCCTTATCCCTCCCAGAAAATGCCCGTGATGGCGCGCAACGTGGTCAGCACCAGCCAGCCGCTGGCGGCGCAGGCGGGGCTGCGCATGCTGCTGCAGGGCGGCAACGCGGTCGACGCGGCCCTGGCCACCGCCATTGCCCTGACCGTGGTCGAGCCTGTGATGAACGGCATCGGCGGCGACATGTTCGTGCAGGTCTGGAAAGACGGCAGGCTGCAGGGCCTGAACTCGACCGGCTGCGCGCCCGCCGGCTGGACCGATGACCGCTTCGCGGGCCGCGACGCGATGCCGTCGATCGGGTGGGACACCGTCACGGTGCCGGGCCAGGTGGCGGGCTGGAAGGCGCTGTCCGACCGCCATGGCAAGCTGCCTTTCGCCACCCTGTTCGAACCGGCCATCGCCTATGCCGAGGAAGGCTACGCGGTGTCGCCCACGGTGGCCCGCCAGTGGGCCAACCAGGCGCCCAAGCTGGCCGAGCAGCCCGGCTTCAAGGAAACCTTCCTGCGCCTGGGCCGCGCCCCGCGCGCCGGCGAGCACTGGCGCTTTCCCGAGCAGGCCCGCACGCTGCGCTTGATCGCCGAAACCGGCGGCGAGAGCTTCTATCGCGGCGAACTGGCCGAGCGTATCGATGCGCATGCCCGCAACACCGGCGGCGCGCTGCGCGCGACCGACCTCGCCGCGCACCAGCCGATGTGGGTGGAGCCGGTGTCGCAAGATTTCCGCGGCTACACGCTGCACGAGATCCCGCCCAGCGGGCAGGGCATCGCCGCGCTGATCGCGCTGGGCATCCTGGATCGCTTCGACCTGGAGGCCATGGGCCGCGACAGCGCCGACTTCTATCACGTCAGCCTCGAGGCCATGAAGCTGGCCTTCGCCGACCTGCACCATCACATTTCCGATCCGGCCACCATGAAGGTGAGCACGGCGCAGCTGCTCGATCCGGCGTACCTGGCCGAGCGCGCCAAGCTGATCTCGATGGAACGCGCGGGCGCCCCCGGCGCGGGCGCGCCCTCAGTGGGCGGCACGGTGTACCTGGCCGCCGCGGACGCCGACGGCACCATGGTGTCGTTCATCCAGTCCAACTACCACGGCTTCGGTTCGGGCGTGGTGGTGCCGGACACGGGCATCTCGCTGCACAACCGCGGCTGCGGCTTCGTGCTGACCCCGGGCCATGTGAATCGCGTGGCGCCCGGCAAGCGGCCGCTGCACACCATCATCCCCGGTTTCGTCACCCGCGCCGGCCAGCCGGTGATGGCCTTCGGCGTGATGGGCGGATCGATGCAGGCACAGGGCCATCTGCAGGTGATGGCGCGCCTGGGCGCCTACAACCAGAACGTGCAGGCCATCAGCGATGCGCCGCGCTTCCGCGTCGAGAACGGCCCGGTGGTGACGGTGGAATCGCACCTGCCGGCCGACGTGGCGCAGGCGCTGCGCGATCGCGGCCACAATCTCGAAGTGGCGCAGCCGCTGAGCCTGGATTTCGGGGCGGCGCAGTTGATCCAGCGCGGCGAGTACGGCTACGTGGCCGCCTCGGATTCGCGCCGCGACGGGCAGGCCGTGGGGTATTGA
- a CDS encoding YajQ family cyclic di-GMP-binding protein: MPSFDVVSEVDKHELTNAVDQANRELANRFDFKGTKASFELEGFEVTQVADSAFQLKQMLDILRGRLSARGIDVRCMDVADPLENLGGARQKITIKQGIEQATAKKLVAAIKASKIKVESQINGDKLRITGKKRDDLQEVIALLRKTDVELPLQFQNFRD; the protein is encoded by the coding sequence ATGCCGAGTTTCGACGTCGTTTCCGAGGTCGACAAGCACGAACTGACCAATGCGGTCGACCAGGCCAACCGCGAGTTGGCCAACCGTTTCGATTTCAAGGGCACCAAGGCCAGCTTCGAGCTGGAGGGCTTCGAGGTGACCCAGGTCGCCGACTCGGCGTTCCAGTTGAAGCAGATGCTGGACATCCTGCGGGGCCGCCTGTCGGCGCGAGGCATCGACGTGCGCTGCATGGACGTCGCCGATCCGCTCGAGAACCTGGGCGGCGCCCGCCAGAAGATCACCATCAAGCAGGGCATCGAGCAGGCCACCGCCAAGAAGCTCGTGGCCGCCATCAAGGCCAGCAAGATCAAGGTCGAGAGCCAGATCAACGGCGACAAGCTGCGCATCACCGGCAAGAAGCGCGACGACCTGCAGGAAGTCATCGCCCTGCTGCGCAAGACCGACGTCGAGCTGCCGCTGCAGTTCCAGAACTTCCGCGACTAG
- a CDS encoding LysR family transcriptional regulator — protein sequence MGHSQELELVVALVRAGSFSAAARELGVTPAAVSKRLAQIEARLGVRLLNRSTRRIGLTAEGELYLENARRILDELEELDRLISSRQAEPSGLLKVNAPLGFGRTYVAPAIALFNRRHPAVGVQLELTDHAVDFMRDGFDVAIRFGELPDTRLIARRIAPNRRLVCASPRYLDVHGRPQVPHDLLRHQCIVLRQNEEAYNLWRFSSGRHSETVKVRGQLSSNDGEVTMTWGLAGLGILQRAEWDLARYLRSGRLEQVLADYQLPPADIYAVFPEKHHLSAKVRLFVDFLVEHFEARRQGADEEGAAW from the coding sequence ATGGGCCATTCCCAAGAACTGGAGTTGGTCGTCGCGCTGGTGCGCGCCGGCAGCTTCTCGGCCGCCGCGCGCGAACTGGGCGTGACGCCCGCCGCCGTCAGCAAGCGGCTGGCTCAGATCGAGGCAAGGCTGGGCGTGCGGCTGCTGAACCGCAGCACGCGACGCATCGGGCTTACCGCCGAAGGCGAGTTGTACCTGGAGAACGCGCGCCGCATCCTGGACGAGCTCGAAGAGCTGGACCGGCTGATATCGAGCCGCCAGGCCGAACCCAGCGGCCTGTTGAAGGTGAATGCGCCGCTGGGGTTCGGCCGCACGTACGTGGCGCCCGCCATCGCCCTGTTCAACCGCCGGCATCCGGCCGTGGGCGTGCAGCTGGAGCTGACCGATCACGCGGTGGATTTCATGCGCGACGGCTTCGACGTGGCCATCCGTTTCGGCGAACTGCCCGACACGCGCCTGATTGCCCGCCGCATCGCGCCCAACCGCCGGCTGGTGTGCGCGTCGCCGCGCTATCTCGACGTGCACGGCCGTCCGCAGGTGCCGCACGACCTGCTGCGGCACCAATGCATCGTGCTCAGGCAGAACGAGGAGGCCTACAACCTGTGGCGCTTCTCCAGCGGGCGGCACAGCGAGACGGTGAAGGTGCGCGGCCAACTCAGCAGCAACGATGGCGAGGTCACGATGACCTGGGGGCTGGCCGGGCTGGGCATCCTCCAGCGGGCCGAATGGGATCTGGCTCGCTATCTGCGCAGCGGCCGGCTGGAGCAGGTGCTGGCCGACTATCAATTGCCGCCCGCCGACATCTATGCGGTGTTTCCCGAGAAGCATCACCTGTCGGCCAAGGTGCGGCTGTTCGTCGACTTCCTGGTCGAGCACTTCGAGGCCAGGCGGCAGGGTGCGGACGAAGAGGGGGCCGCCTGGTAG
- a CDS encoding type III secretion system chaperone, producing MDLSQANAHIAQLGQELGLPPDLSLDEGGVCMLTVGEDQLVVSLGHDAAGALRVLICLDDVMPTGAQLSEIMVANFGGARTEGGTFALTPVTGALVLQRRCHADDLNGGLSAVVAGLVRVARHWRTRLQAPASAVAQAPAAFLGARA from the coding sequence ATGGATCTCAGCCAAGCCAACGCCCACATTGCCCAGTTAGGGCAGGAGTTGGGCCTTCCCCCCGACCTATCCCTGGACGAGGGCGGGGTGTGCATGCTGACTGTGGGCGAGGATCAGCTCGTCGTCTCGCTGGGCCATGACGCGGCGGGCGCCCTGCGGGTGCTGATCTGCCTGGACGACGTCATGCCCACAGGCGCGCAGCTGTCCGAGATCATGGTCGCGAACTTCGGCGGCGCGCGGACGGAGGGAGGCACCTTCGCGCTGACGCCCGTCACCGGCGCCCTGGTCCTGCAGCGCCGCTGCCACGCCGACGACCTGAATGGCGGCCTGTCCGCCGTGGTGGCCGGCCTGGTGCGCGTGGCGCGCCACTGGCGCACGCGCCTGCAGGCGCCGGCCTCGGCCGTGGCCCAGGCGCCCGCGGCTTTTCTCGGAGCACGCGCATGA
- a CDS encoding mechanosensitive ion channel family protein encodes MEPEFVSRHPLAVFAVAVLVAVVVAWLVHRIGAALLRRIARRRPVASLVVSRAYVPSRWLLIAVALNVVLQGAPEVLPGLAAAEMVLRLVLIGVVTWLAIRCCDAVADAIIMLNPADVADNLGARRIQTQTRVLGRCVNLLVLVIGVAAMLLTLPGARQIGASLMASAGLMGLVAGFAAKPVLGNVIAGLQIALTQPIRLDDVLIVKGEWGRVEEITGAYVVIRIWDERRLVVPLQWFIENPFENWTRTTSQLIGTVFLWLDYRIPLDPLREELKRLCEAAQEWDGRVCVLQVTDTNDRAIQVRALVSARGSGEAWDLRCKIREGLIAWVQEHQPDCLPRLRLHGEDADADDQANDGRGTRGTERASDGAVDGGALGPLGPA; translated from the coding sequence ATGGAACCCGAATTCGTGTCGCGCCATCCCCTGGCCGTATTCGCCGTCGCCGTGCTAGTCGCCGTCGTGGTGGCATGGCTCGTTCATCGTATCGGTGCCGCGCTGTTGCGCAGGATCGCGCGCAGGCGCCCCGTGGCTTCGCTGGTCGTCAGCCGGGCGTATGTGCCCAGCCGCTGGCTGCTGATCGCCGTCGCGCTCAATGTCGTGCTGCAAGGCGCGCCCGAGGTCCTGCCGGGACTTGCCGCGGCCGAGATGGTGTTGCGGCTGGTGCTGATCGGCGTGGTCACCTGGCTGGCCATCCGCTGCTGCGACGCCGTGGCCGACGCCATCATCATGCTCAATCCCGCGGACGTCGCCGACAATCTCGGCGCGCGCCGCATCCAGACGCAGACCCGCGTGCTGGGCCGCTGCGTGAACCTGCTGGTGCTGGTGATAGGCGTCGCCGCCATGCTGTTGACGCTGCCGGGAGCGCGCCAGATCGGCGCCAGCCTGATGGCCTCGGCCGGCCTGATGGGCCTGGTCGCCGGTTTCGCGGCCAAGCCCGTGCTGGGCAACGTGATCGCGGGATTGCAGATCGCGCTGACGCAGCCCATACGGCTGGACGACGTGCTGATCGTCAAGGGCGAATGGGGGCGCGTGGAAGAGATCACCGGCGCCTATGTGGTCATCCGCATCTGGGACGAGCGGCGCCTGGTGGTGCCGCTGCAATGGTTCATCGAGAACCCCTTCGAGAACTGGACCCGCACCACGTCGCAGCTGATCGGCACGGTGTTCCTGTGGCTGGACTACCGCATCCCGCTGGACCCTTTGCGCGAAGAATTGAAGCGGCTGTGCGAGGCGGCGCAGGAATGGGACGGCCGCGTCTGCGTGCTGCAGGTCACCGACACCAATGACCGCGCCATCCAGGTGCGGGCGCTGGTCAGCGCCCGCGGCTCTGGAGAAGCCTGGGACCTGCGCTGCAAGATCCGCGAAGGCTTGATCGCCTGGGTGCAGGAGCACCAGCCGGACTGCCTGCCGCGCCTGCGCCTGCACGGCGAGGACGCGGACGCGGACGACCAGGCCAACGATGGCCGCGGGACGCGTGGGACGGAAAGGGCAAGCGATGGCGCGGTGGACGGCGGCGCGCTGGGGCCGTTGGGGCCGGCTTGA
- a CDS encoding type II toxin-antitoxin system RelE/ParE family toxin, whose protein sequence is MANRTIHTTSVFDKWFAGLKDKRAVRRIQVRIDRAEDGNFGDCESIGAGVFEMRIHYGPGYRVYFVSRGVDIVILLAGGDKATQSKDIRTALNLARAF, encoded by the coding sequence ATGGCTAACAGGACCATTCATACAACGTCAGTCTTTGACAAGTGGTTTGCCGGTCTGAAGGACAAGCGAGCGGTGCGCCGAATCCAGGTGCGTATCGATCGTGCCGAAGACGGAAATTTTGGCGACTGCGAGTCCATCGGGGCGGGTGTATTCGAGATGCGGATCCACTATGGTCCCGGCTACCGTGTGTATTTCGTCTCACGCGGCGTGGATATTGTGATTTTGCTGGCAGGGGGCGACAAGGCCACTCAGTCGAAGGACATAAGAACCGCCTTGAACCTCGCAAGAGCATTCTAG
- a CDS encoding addiction module antidote protein — protein sequence MNATTLREWDSAEYLKTDEDMVLYLEACMEEAGDDAAFIAKALGNIARAKGMTQLAKETGLGRESLYKALSGEGNPSFATILKVTRALGIKLHPQAATP from the coding sequence ATGAACGCCACGACACTACGCGAGTGGGATAGCGCCGAGTATCTCAAGACCGATGAGGATATGGTGCTGTATCTTGAGGCCTGCATGGAAGAGGCCGGCGACGACGCAGCCTTTATTGCCAAGGCGCTTGGCAACATCGCCCGGGCGAAGGGGATGACGCAGCTGGCCAAAGAAACCGGTCTGGGCCGGGAGAGCCTCTACAAGGCACTCTCAGGCGAAGGAAACCCTAGCTTTGCCACGATCCTCAAGGTCACCCGGGCGCTTGGCATAAAGCTGCACCCGCAAGCGGCGACGCCCTAG